In Fundidesulfovibrio soli, the following proteins share a genomic window:
- the dut gene encoding dUTP diphosphatase: protein MRVKHLHPIWSEFVLEPATPGSAGMDLRAAMDEPEVVVAPGARHAFGTGIAIEICEPGLAGFVYSRSGLGAKHGLVVAQGVGVIDPDYRGEIVVWLLNTSQTPRTVARGERIAQLVVMPYRPVTIETADELGQTCRGEGGFGHTGSH from the coding sequence ATGAGGGTGAAGCATCTGCACCCCATCTGGTCCGAATTCGTCCTGGAGCCGGCCACCCCCGGTTCCGCCGGGATGGACCTGCGCGCCGCCATGGACGAGCCCGAGGTGGTGGTGGCCCCGGGTGCGCGCCACGCCTTCGGCACCGGCATCGCCATCGAGATCTGCGAGCCGGGCCTGGCGGGGTTCGTCTATTCCCGCTCGGGGCTCGGGGCCAAGCACGGCCTCGTGGTGGCCCAGGGCGTGGGCGTCATCGACCCGGACTACCGGGGCGAGATCGTGGTCTGGCTGCTCAACACGTCCCAAACCCCCAGAACCGTCGCCAGGGGAGAGCGCATCGCCCAGCTCGTCGTCATGCCGTACCGTCCGGTCACCATCGAGACGGCTGACGAACTGGGCCAAACCTGCCGAGGCGAGGGCGGTTTCGGGCACACCGGATCGCACTAG
- a CDS encoding aspartate aminotransferase family protein: MSEKFEALKQRVGASIMNTYGRYPLAIAKGKGCSLYDLDGREYLDLLAGIAVCNLGHCHPEVTQAVCDQAGQLVHVSNVFFQEPQAALAEALLETWRPGRVFFCNSGAEANEGAIKLARRYMHAVRGEDRHEVVTLVNSFHGRTLATLTATGQDKVKDGFHPLPEGFVTVPAGDLEALKAAIGPKTAAVLIEIVQGEGGVKPFPADYLAGVQAACREAGVLFMVDEIQTGLCRTGKWWAHQHYGLEPDVITSAKALANGLPMGAVLATEDVAAGFVPGTHATTFGGGAVLCAAASKTLEIMDRDKLAERAARLGDFAKALFQDVAECNPGKIKEVRGLGLMIGIDLAVDGQKAWEELTKRGFILNLTAGSVLRLLPPLVITQEELRRFAQALDDVLGAM, from the coding sequence ATGAGCGAAAAATTCGAGGCACTCAAACAGCGCGTCGGCGCGTCCATCATGAACACCTACGGCCGCTACCCCCTGGCCATCGCCAAGGGCAAAGGCTGTTCCCTCTACGACCTGGACGGCCGCGAATACCTGGATCTGCTGGCGGGCATCGCCGTGTGCAACCTGGGCCACTGCCACCCCGAGGTCACCCAGGCCGTGTGCGACCAGGCCGGGCAGCTGGTGCACGTCTCCAACGTGTTCTTCCAGGAGCCCCAGGCCGCGCTGGCCGAGGCCCTGCTGGAAACCTGGCGGCCCGGGCGCGTGTTCTTCTGCAACTCCGGCGCGGAGGCCAACGAAGGGGCCATCAAGCTGGCCCGGCGCTACATGCACGCCGTGCGCGGGGAGGACCGCCACGAGGTCGTCACCCTGGTGAACTCCTTCCACGGCCGCACCCTGGCCACCCTGACCGCCACCGGGCAGGACAAGGTCAAGGACGGCTTCCACCCGCTGCCCGAGGGCTTCGTCACCGTGCCCGCGGGCGACCTGGAGGCCCTCAAGGCCGCCATCGGGCCGAAGACCGCCGCCGTGCTCATCGAGATCGTCCAGGGCGAAGGCGGCGTGAAGCCCTTCCCCGCCGACTACCTCGCGGGCGTGCAGGCGGCCTGCCGCGAGGCGGGCGTGCTGTTCATGGTGGACGAGATCCAGACGGGGCTCTGCCGCACGGGCAAGTGGTGGGCGCACCAGCACTACGGGCTGGAGCCGGACGTGATCACCTCGGCCAAGGCCCTGGCCAACGGCCTGCCCATGGGCGCGGTGCTGGCCACCGAGGACGTTGCGGCCGGGTTCGTGCCCGGCACCCACGCCACCACCTTCGGCGGCGGGGCCGTGCTCTGCGCCGCCGCCTCCAAGACCCTTGAGATCATGGACCGCGACAAGCTGGCCGAACGCGCCGCGCGCCTGGGGGATTTCGCCAAGGCCCTGTTCCAGGACGTGGCAGAGTGCAACCCCGGCAAGATCAAGGAAGTGCGCGGCCTGGGCCTGATGATCGGCATCGACCTGGCCGTGGACGGCCAGAAGGCCTGGGAGGAGCTGACCAAGCGCGGCTTCATCCTGAACCTCACGGCCGGCTCCGTGCTGCGCCTGCTGCCGCCGCTCGTCATCACCCAGGAGGAGCTGCGGCGCTTCGCCCAGGCCCTGGACGACGTGCTGGGCGCGATGTAG